The window ACGGCGGGCGCCCGGCGAGCAGTTCGTACAGGATCACGCCAAGCGCGTAGACATCCGCCTCCGGGCCGCCGCGCTCCCCCTGGATCTGCTCGGGGGCCATGTACTCGGGGGTCCCGACGAGGCCGGAAAACCCGCGCCAGGTCACGCGCGGTGCGCCCTCGAGCAGCGCGATCCCGAAGTCGATGATCTTCACCCGATCGCCCTCACTCACCAGGACGTTCTCCGGCTTGAGATCGCGATGATAGACGCGGTGTTGGTGGCAGTAGGCGACGACCTCCGCCAGGTTGGCGCCGATGTCGACGGCACGCCCCACCGGGAGGGGGCGCGCGGGATCGATCAGCGTCCGCAACGAGTCCCCCTCGGTGTACTCGAGGGCGAGAAACGGGGGGTGGGCATCCTCCTGGGCGTCGAGGAGTCGGGGAACGCCGGGATGGTGGAGCAATCGGCCGATCGCTACCTCCCGCCGGAACCGCTCGTACGCGGCGACTTCGCCCAACCGGGTGGGCTCGAGAAACTTCAGCACCACCGCGGCTTGAGACCGAAGATCCTTCCCTTGAAATACCGCCGCCTCTCCGCCCCTCCCCAGCGGGCGCTCGACGAGGTACGGGCCGACGCGGTCACCGGGGGTTGGCATGCGAGGAGGGGCGGGACGGGTTCAGGTTGGGATCCGGGCGGCTACGACGGTCAGGTTGTCAAACCCGCCCCGCCGCTTGGCTTCGGCGACACACGCGGCGGCCGCGGCGGCCGCCGAAGAGCCCGCGAACGTCGCGCGGATTTCCTCGGGCTCCAAGTGCTCGAAGAGCCCGTCCGTCGAGAGGACAAAACAGTCCCCGGGGCAGGCCTCGCCGCGTTGCAGGTCAACCGCGACCAGGAGATCCCCCCCGATCGTACGGGTCAGCAGGTGCCGGTGCGGGTGGCGGGTCGCACGCCTCGCGGACACGAGCCCGAGGCGGCGCATCTCCTGCACCATCGTGTGGTCCCGTGTGAGTTGGCGCAGCGATCCGCCGCGCATCAGAAATGCTTTGGAATCTCCGACGTGCCCGATCCAATAGCGGCTGCCGCATAGGACGAGCGCCGTCAGTGTGGTCTGCATCCCCGCCAATCCCGGGTGGCCCGCCCGGAGATGGCAGATGTGCAGGTTCGCGCGTTCGACCGCCCGGCGGAGCGCCCGCCCGGGATCGCCGCCCGGCCCGAGATAGTATTCCTGGATCACCGCGTGAGCGGCCTCGGCGCTGGCCACCGCTCCTCCCCCCGACCCGCCGACCCCGTCCGCGACCAGGAACAGGCTACCGCGGCTGTCGAGCAACGCCCGATCCTCGGGGATCTCGCAGCGGTGATAGTCCTCATTCTTTGGCCGCACTCTGCCCGGATCTGTCGATGCGCCGAAATCGAGGGTAGCCGGGCGGGGGGGCGCGGGCCCCTTGTGAAGGCGCATCACCCCACGTCTCCGGACGCTTCGCCCTCGAGCGCGATGACGGCCTCGGCGACCTCGGCCAGCGTTCTGCGGGAGGTCCGGGCCAGTCGGCGCAGGCGGGAGGTCGCTTGGGCCCCGGTGAGCTGATACCGATCCCGCAGAATGCGGGCGGCCGCCTCGAGGCGGAGCGCGACCCGGCCTTCCACCCCATCGTCGTCCCGGGCCTCGTCTCCCGACGCCGGCTCGCTCCCGCGACTCAACCACCACAGGTCCGCAAAGCGTGCGCGCGCCACCTCGATCGCCGGGGCGACGTCCGACTCCCGCACGGGTTTCATCAGGTAGGCCAGGACTCCCGCGTCCGCCGCCTCCTCCACCAGACTGCGCTGGTTATACGCCGTGAGCACGATGATCGGCACGGGGTGAGTGGCCATGATCCGGCGGGTCGCTTCCAACCCGTTCATCCCCGGCATCTTGATGTCCATGAGCACGACGTCGGGGCGCAGCGCCGCGACTTTCTGCAGCGCCTCCCGGCCGTCGGCCGCTTCGCCCACCACCTCGTAGCCCAGATCCTTCAGGATCGCCCGCATCCCCATCCGGATCAGGGCCTCGTCGTCGACGAGGAGAATGCGCCCTTTCGACGGTTCCTCCATCTGCCTTCCCCCCGCTGGAGCGCCCGATCCGGTGATCAAGAAAGCCGAGACGCCCCTCCGAAATGGCAGGGGCGTCTCGGCCCACGGCCATGCTATCACATGTCTCCGGCAATCTTCAAGAAGATCTTGGCAACCCTCCTGGAGCCTCCTCGCTCGACACGCGACCAATCCTCCACTTGGGGGATTGTTGATGATCCGGTCCCGGGCCATCATAGATGCGAGCACCAGGGTCCTCCCCCTGGCACTTGCTCGGGAGTGACGCCGAGGGAGGGGTGAGCGCATGATGGCGAAATTACAGCTGTTGTTGATCGGAGCCGCGTTCGTGACCCTGACGGCGTGTGTGGGGGGCGGCGGGGCCGATATCTCCACGACCGATCCGCTCGCCCTTGACGCCGTTTCACCGACGGGCGATCCGCCGGCGGATCCGCCGACGGTGCAGGTCCCGGAGCCCGGGAGCACGGTGCTCGCGGCGACCGCCCTGCTGGCGATGGGGGGGTTGGAGGGGATCCGTCGCCGCAAGCGTAAGTAGGCGGCGCAGCTCCCCGGAGGCGACCCGAGTCGCTTGAACAATTTGACAGGTTGACGGTCTCTTTGCTATAACCAAACCCAGCACCTCGATGTGCGTGAGGCCTCGACGCCAATCCGGTCTTCCGGATTGGCGTTGTGTTTCGGCCGCGACCGTGACGCCGCGGACCACCCCCAAGCGGAGAGGGATGGATCGCGCATGTCGACATCAACGGGTTTTCGAAAGAGCCTCACGCTCACGGGCGTGACGGTGAACGCGATGGCGCTCATCGCCCCCGGCGCCTTCTTGTGGATCACCTACCAGCTCCAGGCGGCTCAGGTCGATGCCGCCGGCACGTCCACGGCCTTGGACATCTGGCCGGGGCTCGCCCTGGCGCTCGTCATCGCTTTTCTCACGGCCATTTCCTACGCGATGCTGAGCGAGCGCTACCCGGATGCTGGGACCGGGTCGTCGTATTACTTCGCGGAAAAAGCGTTTCTCGACAAAGAGGAACACGAGTTCCACCGCTGGGCGCGGGTGGCGAAGTTCATTGTCGGGTGGATCTCCCACCTTTACTACTGGGTCTACCCGGGGGTGATGGTGGCGATGATGGCCACCATGATCGTCTACCTCGCCGGCCTGTTCAATCTCGCCGCTCCCCCGCTGGCGCAGGTCGCGATCGCCGTCGTGTTCTCGTTCCTGACCGGCTACGTAGCTTACCGCGGGATCAGCGGGTCGACCCTCGTCAGCCTGTTCATCAACGCCATCCAGATCGCCGCCCTGGTCGTGATCTCCGTCCTCGCCTTGAGTTACCGGTTCGGCAACCCCCACCACGTCGTGTTTCTGCACCCCACGCTGGCGAGCGTGCTCCTGCCGCACCGGTGGAGCCACGTGCTCTTTCAATCCACGATCGCCATTCTGCTGCTGGTGGGATTTGAGTCGGCCACCGCGTTCACGGCGGAGGCCCTCCACCCCAGCTTCGTCAGCCGGGGGGTGATCCTCTCCCTGATCCTGCAGGGGCTCGTCTGCTATCTCTTCGAGTACTTTGCGGCGGGCGCCTGGATCAACACGGCGTACACGGTCAAAGACGCCAGCGGGAAGCTCGTCGCCGGGTTCGCGGCCGCCGGTGCGTCCCAGGCGCCGATCGGGGACATGGTCCGGGTTCTCGGCGACACGCTGCTCGGCGGGATCGGCTTTTTCCTCCTCCTCATCGTCGCGGTCACGGTCGCGATCGCGGTGTTCGGCACCACGCTCGCCTGCATGAACACCGGGGTGCGGCTCAGCTATGCGATGGGGAGGGATGAGGAGATCCCCGCCATCCTCGGCCTGCTGCACGGGCGGTTCGCCACGCCGCACTTCGGGGTGCTGCTGATGGCCGCCGTATCCGCGGTGATCGGGGGGTTCGGCGTCCTCTCGGTGACGAATCTCACGGCCATGACCTTCCTCTCGAACATCGGGACGTTCCTCCTCTACGGGCTCACGAACGTCGTGGCGTTGGTTGCCTTCCGCCGGGACCCCGGGGCTCGCACCACCACCCACATCCTGATCCCGGCCCTTGGGATCCTCGCCAACGCGGCCATGCTTTTGGCCGTCCTCTACCTCGGGGTGCTGGGGGGCGGGGACACGCGGGTCGCGGCGCTGATCTCGATCGTGGCCACCGCTGGGTGGTGCCTCTTGGGGGTGGCGTACTTCATCGCCAACACTCGGGCGCGCGGCAGCCGGACCTGGGCACAGCGGCCGGTCGATCCCGCGTAGCGGGCCCCCGGGCATCGCCCCGCCCAGCGAACCTGCGGATCCTCGGAGACGGGCGTCGCAGGACCGCCCGTTCCCGGTGCGAGGACTTTCGCCCCCCTCCCCGGAAGAATCCCGTGTGGCCCAGGTCGACCTCGCCGCACCCAGGGCCGGCACGGTGCCCGCGATTGGCCCTTCAGCCCCGCCCCTTCGGCGGCGCCGTGAGATCCTCACCGCCTACCTCCTCCTCGCCCCGGCCCTCGTGTTGGTTCTGGGCTTCCTGGCCTATCCAATCGGCTGGGAGGTGTGGGCCAGCCTGACCGACCGCTCGGTGGAGCGACTCTCTACCAACTACGTCGGGCTCTACAACTACGTGCTGTTCCTCAATGATCCGGATTTCTGGACCGCCGCCCGCAACACGCTCGGCTACCTGGTCCTGACGGGCACGCTCAAACTGGCGGTGGGACTCGTCGTCGCGCTGTCGCTGGGCCGGACCCGCCGCGGCCGGTCGGTCGCCCTCCTGGCCGCGTTCCTCCCTTGGACGTATCCCGCCGGGGCCGCCATGATCGGCTGGTCTCGGTTCTTGAGCCCCCCGGTGCACACCGCGTACAGCATCCCAATGGGAAACCTTGCCGCGGCGTTCGACAGATCGCTGGGTACCGGAACCTGGGGGTTCCTCACGCTGGTCGTCTTCAACATCTGGCGCGGGGGGTCGTTCACCGGCATCTTCCTGCTCGCGGCGCTGAAGGGCATCCCCCAGGAACTGTTCGATTACGCCGCGCTCGAGGTACGCGACGCGTGGTCGCACTTCCGTCAGGTGACGCTTCCCCTGCTGCGGCCGTTCCTTGCGCTGGCGGCGTTCCTCTCCCTTACCACCGCCGTCACCGACCTCGGAAACGCGTGGCTCCAAACGGGCGGGCGCGACGTGTACCCGATCATCTGGACCCATTCGTTCCAGTACGCGCTCCTCGCCGGGCAATGGGGAAAGGCCTCTGCCCTCTCGCTGATCCTGGTCCCGCTCCTCGCCGTGTTCCTCTTCGCCTGTTACCGTCTCTTCGAGCCCCTCGAGGACGCCCGGGCATGACCACCCCACGGCGGGGGCGCGCACGGTGGATTGTGCCGGCGATCATCGGCCTGGGAAGCCTCTTCCCCATCTACATGATCGGGGTGGAATCCCTGAAATCCGTCCGCGAGGACGTCACCGGCAATCCTCTGATTGTGCTTCAGCCAACGCTGAAGTGGTACCTCGGCCTCTTCGATCCGGTGACGTGGCTGCGGGGTGAGGTCGCCGTACGTCGGATCCCGTTCCTGGTCTGGCTGGGAAACACCGCGATCGTCACCGCGACCGCCCTCGCCGTCACGCTCGTCACCAGCGTGATGGCCGCGTACGCCCTGGGTCGGCTCCGCCCTCCCGGCTGGCGTGTCTGGCGGCGCGTCCTGTTCGCCACTTACCTGATCCCGCAGACGCTCTTGTTCCTTCCGATCTACAATCTCGTCTTCCGGCTCCACCTGGATGATCACGTGATGGCCCTGGTCCTGGTGTACCCGGTGCTGGCGGTGCCATTTTGCGTCTGGCTGTTGTCCGCGTATTACCAGCGGCTGGCGCCCGAGGTCGAGGAGTCCGCGTACATCGAGGGGGCCAGCCGGTTGACCGCGTTTCTCAGGATCATCCTCCCGATGAGCTGGCCCGCGGTGGTCGCCGCGGGGATTTTCGCCTTGGGAGTGATCACCAGCGACTCGATCTTCGCGTCGCTCTTTCTGCCAAATCAGTTCCATCAAACCCTCGCCGCCGGCCTGGGGGCGATGGGCCCGAGCATGGATAACCTCTCGGTGATCGCCGCGGTGAACCTCGCGGCGTTGTCCGTGATGCCCCTCGCCGCCGCGTTTGCCGGAGTGTACATCCGTGGGCTGACCGCCGCCATGGTCGAAGGGGCCTAACGGGACGGGCGCCCCGCCGCTGGGAACCGGGTCTGGCCGCGATGCGTAGGATCACCGGGAGTCTTCGCGAAGAGGGATGACATGGCTCAGCAGATGACGGCGCCGTTGGCGACGCACAGCGGGGGGACCTCGGGCCGGCGGGATCTGACCCGGCGGCGGCGCGAGATCCTCGGCGCCTACCTCCTGCTGGCCCCGGCGGTGCTGCTGGTGATGGGTGTACTCGCCTACCCCCTCGGCTGGGAGTTCGTCGTCAGCCTCACCAATGACTCCGTGCTTAACCTGTCGACCCGCTTCGTGGGGTTCAGCAACTACGCGGGATTCCTCTCCGACCCGGGGTTCTGGCGCGCCACGGCCAACACGCTCGCCTATCTCGTGATCACCTCCGTCCTCAAGATGGCCGTGGGCATTGCGATCGCGCTCCTATTGGCCCGGCCTTTCCCCGGGAGGCCGCTGGTGTTCATCGCGGCGTTTCTCCCGTGGGCGTACCCCGGTGGGCTGGGGGCGGTCGGCTGGTATTGGCTGATGCTCCCGCCGCTACACTCCGCATTCTCCGGGGCGATGTCGGACCTCCGGCTGTTCTTCGACAACCTGTTGGGCCTGGGCACCTGGGGGTTCATCAGCCTTGTCACCTTCAACGTCTGGCGCGGCGGCTCGTTCGTAGGCATCTTCTTGCTCGCCGCCCTCAACGGCATCCCGCAGGATCTGTTTGATTACGCCGACCTCGAGGTCAAAAACGCTTGGCGGAAGTTCTGGATGGTCATTGTGCCGCTGCTCCGGCCGTTTCTGGCCCTGGCGACGTTCCTCTCGTTCGTCGGTGCGGTCGTCGACCTGGGCAACGTCTTCGATTTGTCGGGGTTCCGGAATGTGTACCCGATCGTCTGGACCCAGGCGTTTCACCTCGCCATCATCGGGGGGGAATGGGGACAGGCGGCCGCCCTGTCGCTGATCCTGATGCCGGTGCTGGTGCTGATCCTGCTCGCCTGTTACCGCGTGTTTGAACCGCTGGAAGAGGACGCGGCGTGAACGCGCCAAAGCGCTTCGGCCGGCTGGTCCACGGGAGCCTCCTCGTGCTCCTCGCCGTGTTCAGCGTCCTCCCGATCTACTTCGTGACGCTCGAATCGCTGAAAACGACGAAGGAGGACGTCTTCGGGAACCCCTTCTACGTCCTTCACCCCACCCTGGATTGGTATCAGGATCTGTTCGCCCCCGTCGGCTACCTCCACTACGGCCAGATCATCCAGCCCGCGGTGCCCTTCCTGGTCTGGGCAGGAAACACCGCGATCGTGTTCAGCGTCGCCCTCGCCGTGATCCTCACCGCGAGCCTCGCCGCCGGGTATGCACTCGGCCGCATGCGGCCGCCGGGGTGGCGTTGGTGGCGGCGGGGGTTGTTGGCGACCTTCCTCATCCCGCAGACGATCCTGTTTCTTCCGCTGTACCAGATGGTGTTCCGCCTCCATCTCGACGACAATCTCATGGCGCTGGTGCTGACCTACCCGATGCTGGCGATCCCGTTCTGTGCCTGGCTGTTCTCGATCTACTTCCAGAAGCTCAGCCCGGAGATCGAGGAATCGGCGTATATCGAGGGGGCCAACCGCTTCACGGCGTTCCTGAAGATCATCCTGCCGATGAGCCGCCCGGTGGTCATCGCAGCGGGGCTGTTTGCGCTCGGGGTGATCAGCAGCGACTTCATGTTCGCCGGCGTCTTCCTCCCCAACGAGTGGCACCAGACCATCGCCGCCGGGATGGCGACGATGGACGTCAGCCTGGAAGACCTGACGGTGGTGTCCGGGGTGAGCCTGGGGGGCCTGCCCGTGCTCGTGATCGCCGCGCTGTTTGCCGGCTCCTACGTCCGCGGGCTGACCGCGGCGATGATCGAAGGCGCGTAGGTCGGAGGAACGGACCCGTGCGGCCGCGGCCGAGGCGCATCGGGATGATCACGCCGTCCTCGAACACCGTGGTGGAGCCACTGACCACGCGGATCCTGGCCTCATTGACGGATGCCGTAACCGTCCACTTCACGCGGGTCAGGGTGACGCACATCTCGCTCCAGGATGCGTCGCTGGAACAGTTCACGACCGACGCGATGCTGGCGGCGGCGCGGCTGCTCGCCGATGCGTCCGTGGACGTCATCGCCTGGAACGGCACCTCGGGGTCCTGGAAAGGGCTTGAGGCCGACCGCACGCTCGTCGCCGCCATCGAAGATGAGACCGGGGTGCCCGCAACGACCTCGACCCTGGATCTGCTCGAGGCCTGCCGCCGCCTCGAGGTCAGGCGGTACGGCCTGGCCACCCCCTATCTTCGCGACGTGCACGAGGCGATTCGCCGTACCTACGCGGCGGCGGGGCTCGAAGCCGTCGCCTCGGCGCACCTCGGGATCACGGTCAATCGCGAGTTTGCCGACGTCCCTCTGCCGCGGATCGACTCGCTGCTCCGCGAGGTCGCGGTGCCGGAGGCGCACGCCGTGGCGGTGGTCTGTACCAATTTCCCCGCGGCCGCGGTGGC of the bacterium genome contains:
- a CDS encoding sugar ABC transporter permease, with product MAQQMTAPLATHSGGTSGRRDLTRRRREILGAYLLLAPAVLLVMGVLAYPLGWEFVVSLTNDSVLNLSTRFVGFSNYAGFLSDPGFWRATANTLAYLVITSVLKMAVGIAIALLLARPFPGRPLVFIAAFLPWAYPGGLGAVGWYWLMLPPLHSAFSGAMSDLRLFFDNLLGLGTWGFISLVTFNVWRGGSFVGIFLLAALNGIPQDLFDYADLEVKNAWRKFWMVIVPLLRPFLALATFLSFVGAVVDLGNVFDLSGFRNVYPIVWTQAFHLAIIGGEWGQAAALSLILMPVLVLILLACYRVFEPLEEDAA
- a CDS encoding carbohydrate ABC transporter permease; translated protein: MNAPKRFGRLVHGSLLVLLAVFSVLPIYFVTLESLKTTKEDVFGNPFYVLHPTLDWYQDLFAPVGYLHYGQIIQPAVPFLVWAGNTAIVFSVALAVILTASLAAGYALGRMRPPGWRWWRRGLLATFLIPQTILFLPLYQMVFRLHLDDNLMALVLTYPMLAIPFCAWLFSIYFQKLSPEIEESAYIEGANRFTAFLKIILPMSRPVVIAAGLFALGVISSDFMFAGVFLPNEWHQTIAAGMATMDVSLEDLTVVSGVSLGGLPVLVIAALFAGSYVRGLTAAMIEGA
- a CDS encoding response regulator, producing MEEPSKGRILLVDDEALIRMGMRAILKDLGYEVVGEAADGREALQKVAALRPDVVLMDIKMPGMNGLEATRRIMATHPVPIIVLTAYNQRSLVEEAADAGVLAYLMKPVRESDVAPAIEVARARFADLWWLSRGSEPASGDEARDDDGVEGRVALRLEAAARILRDRYQLTGAQATSRLRRLARTSRRTLAEVAEAVIALEGEASGDVG
- a CDS encoding protein phosphatase 2C domain-containing protein; its protein translation is MRPKNEDYHRCEIPEDRALLDSRGSLFLVADGVGGSGGGAVASAEAAHAVIQEYYLGPGGDPGRALRRAVERANLHICHLRAGHPGLAGMQTTLTALVLCGSRYWIGHVGDSKAFLMRGGSLRQLTRDHTMVQEMRRLGLVSARRATRHPHRHLLTRTIGGDLLVAVDLQRGEACPGDCFVLSTDGLFEHLEPEEIRATFAGSSAAAAAAACVAEAKRRGGFDNLTVVAARIPT
- a CDS encoding APC family permease; translated protein: MSTSTGFRKSLTLTGVTVNAMALIAPGAFLWITYQLQAAQVDAAGTSTALDIWPGLALALVIAFLTAISYAMLSERYPDAGTGSSYYFAEKAFLDKEEHEFHRWARVAKFIVGWISHLYYWVYPGVMVAMMATMIVYLAGLFNLAAPPLAQVAIAVVFSFLTGYVAYRGISGSTLVSLFINAIQIAALVVISVLALSYRFGNPHHVVFLHPTLASVLLPHRWSHVLFQSTIAILLLVGFESATAFTAEALHPSFVSRGVILSLILQGLVCYLFEYFAAGAWINTAYTVKDASGKLVAGFAAAGASQAPIGDMVRVLGDTLLGGIGFFLLLIVAVTVAIAVFGTTLACMNTGVRLSYAMGRDEEIPAILGLLHGRFATPHFGVLLMAAVSAVIGGFGVLSVTNLTAMTFLSNIGTFLLYGLTNVVALVAFRRDPGARTTTHILIPALGILANAAMLLAVLYLGVLGGGDTRVAALISIVATAGWCLLGVAYFIANTRARGSRTWAQRPVDPA
- a CDS encoding carbohydrate ABC transporter permease, with product MTTPRRGRARWIVPAIIGLGSLFPIYMIGVESLKSVREDVTGNPLIVLQPTLKWYLGLFDPVTWLRGEVAVRRIPFLVWLGNTAIVTATALAVTLVTSVMAAYALGRLRPPGWRVWRRVLFATYLIPQTLLFLPIYNLVFRLHLDDHVMALVLVYPVLAVPFCVWLLSAYYQRLAPEVEESAYIEGASRLTAFLRIILPMSWPAVVAAGIFALGVITSDSIFASLFLPNQFHQTLAAGLGAMGPSMDNLSVIAAVNLAALSVMPLAAAFAGVYIRGLTAAMVEGA
- a CDS encoding sugar ABC transporter permease; its protein translation is MAQVDLAAPRAGTVPAIGPSAPPLRRRREILTAYLLLAPALVLVLGFLAYPIGWEVWASLTDRSVERLSTNYVGLYNYVLFLNDPDFWTAARNTLGYLVLTGTLKLAVGLVVALSLGRTRRGRSVALLAAFLPWTYPAGAAMIGWSRFLSPPVHTAYSIPMGNLAAAFDRSLGTGTWGFLTLVVFNIWRGGSFTGIFLLAALKGIPQELFDYAALEVRDAWSHFRQVTLPLLRPFLALAAFLSLTTAVTDLGNAWLQTGGRDVYPIIWTHSFQYALLAGQWGKASALSLILVPLLAVFLFACYRLFEPLEDARA
- a CDS encoding serine/threonine-protein kinase, with the translated sequence MPTPGDRVGPYLVERPLGRGGEAAVFQGKDLRSQAAVVLKFLEPTRLGEVAAYERFRREVAIGRLLHHPGVPRLLDAQEDAHPPFLALEYTEGDSLRTLIDPARPLPVGRAVDIGANLAEVVAYCHQHRVYHRDLKPENVLVSEGDRVKIIDFGIALLEGAPRVTWRGFSGLVGTPEYMAPEQIQGERGGPEADVYALGVILYELLAGRPPYRSTNPLSTMYQHLNMDPEPLTRRRRDVPPAVAAVAARAMRRRKQERYPNAEEFARALRHPESVDLNVLARRDPPLGAPIRDRLLRHPFIILGLVALGTAALVLIAELLARR
- a CDS encoding aspartate/glutamate racemase family protein, with the protein product MITPSSNTVVEPLTTRILASLTDAVTVHFTRVRVTHISLQDASLEQFTTDAMLAAARLLADASVDVIAWNGTSGSWKGLEADRTLVAAIEDETGVPATTSTLDLLEACRRLEVRRYGLATPYLRDVHEAIRRTYAAAGLEAVASAHLGITVNREFADVPLPRIDSLLREVAVPEAHAVAVVCTNFPAAAVAARVEEATGRPVIDTLAATAWRTLRLAGLRRPIGGFGQLLARL